From Amphiura filiformis chromosome 20, Afil_fr2py, whole genome shotgun sequence, a single genomic window includes:
- the LOC140142341 gene encoding uncharacterized protein — translation MGSIKHCILLALVIIGLWYTSTVHKHNGVAYQYHRPTVGTTSSNSKPVFLKYLGTRMVYYPNSVSTFQSQLLVAGDIELNPGPDETNSVLLDDRNRPTHTVYSTAELLNANSENASVPLNTWLNIRSLGIQAKAPTHRGVRAGVRKQRRRSSVSSTACPQPTDVLTNSNSLSICQWNARSVGNKTTTCSDYVLDNNIDALFLTETWMSELDNVKIGELCPPGYNFINIPRDYNKCGGLGILYRSPLKFQIIPFDFKTVNFEYSIISNNERKIYYVVIYRPPPSKENQLKTSNFLVDFEVFVMCVNSLAGKIIMLGDYNIHCNRPEKSEVARFLEILKSTGFHQYAKGPTHISGNTIDLVIARPEENLIKECSVGVRLSDHHMVHCKLSLQKPSEQQNVSVTRNFRNIDTINFQKDLNSCFVDILTRDDNVDYLSVAFEESIIKSLDLYAPVSKKTRSTRLRQPWYNSDIHSARRIRRTCEKKWRKTRLEVHHDMYIEQNKEVNKLIDRAKKQHISEKLNSAHDSKSVYKIVNGLLNNSSKVLPAYECANTLSNSFATYYQDKVSIIYSDLDKQQSGSVCSDTYRVNVTCRLSKFNQVSEEDVIKLVNGTATKGCVLDPVPTWFLKENVSIYVPVITHIINMSLSTGVFPDTFKHAIINPLIKKQSLNPEELKNYRPVANIKFMSKLIENMSSIL, via the coding sequence ATGGGATCAATAAAGCACTGCATCTTACTTGCCTTGGTTATCATAGGTTTGTGGTATACCAGTactgtacataaacataatggaGTGGCCTATCAATACCATAGGCCCACTGTTGGTACTACATCTAGTAACAGTAAACCAGTGTTTCTGAAGTACCTTGGTACTCGTATGGTATACTATCCTAACTCTGTATCTACTTTCCAGTCACAGCTTTTAGTAGCCGGGGACATTGAACTAAATCCAGGTCCCGATGAAACTAATTCGGTGTTATTGGATGatagaaataggcctacacatactgtgTATAGTACAGCTGAATTGTTAAATGCGAACTCTGAAAATGCGTCGGTACCATTAAATACATGGTTAAACATTAGATCATTAGGTATACAGGCCAAGGCCCCTACTCATAGAGGTGTTAGGGCAGGAGTACGTAAACAGCGTAGAAGATCAAGCGTTTCAAGTACTGCTTGTCCGCAACCCACAGATGTTCTCACAAACTCAAATTCTCTTAGTATCTGTCAATGGAATGCACGATCTGTCGGTAACAAGACTACTACCTGTTCAGACTATGTGTTGGATAATAACATTGACGCTTTGTTTCTTACTGAAACGTGGATGAGTGAATTAGATAATGTAAAAATTGGAGAGTTGTGTCCTCCAGGTTATAACTTTATCAACATTCCTCGTGATTACAACAAGTGTGGGGGGCTTGGTATCCTTTACAGGTCCCCTCTGAAGTTTCAGATAATTCCGTTTGATTTCAAAACTGTCAATTTTGAGTACTCCATTATTTCTAATAATGAACGTAAAATCTATTATGTAGTCATTTACAGACCTCCTCCGTCCAAGGAAAATCAGTTGAAAACTTCAAACTTTCTGGTTGACTTTGAGGTCTTTGTTATGTGTGTAAACTCCTTAGCTGGTAAGATCATCATGCTAGGTGATTATAACATTCATTGTAACCGCCCTGAAAAGTCTGAGGTCGCCAGGTTCCTTGAAATTCTCAAAAGTACTGGTTTTCATCAATATGCCAAAGGGCCTACTCACATCAGTGGCAACACAATTGATTTGGTTATTGCTCGTCCAGAAGAGAATCTCATAAAGGAGTGTTCTGTTGGCGTCAGGCTTTCTGACCATCATATGGTTCATTGTAAGCTCTCATTGCAAAAACCAAGTGAACAGCAAAATGTGTCCGTTACACGAAATTTCCGTAACATTGATACCATCAATTTCCAGAAGGATCTTAATTCATGTTTTGTTGATATACTTACTCGTGATGACAATGTTGACTATTTATCTGTGGCATTTGAAGAGTCTATTATAAAATCCTTGGACCTTTATGCCCCTGTCTCAAAGAAAACGCGCAGTACCAGATTAAGACAGCCCTGGTATAATTCGGACATTCATAGCGCTCGTAGAATTCGCCGTACGTGCGAAAAGAAATGGCGTAAGACACGTTTGGAAGTGCATCACGACATGTATATCGAACAGAATAAAGAGGTTAATAAGTTGATTGATAGGGCAAAGAAACAGCATATTTCTGAGAAACTTAATTCTGCTCATGACTCTAAATCTGTATATAAGATTGTTAATGGTCTGTTGAATAATTCAAGCAAAGTGTTACCTGCATATGAGTGTGCAAATACTTTAAGTAATTCTTTTGCTACATATTATCAAGACAAGGTTTCTATTATATACTCTGATCTTGATAAACAGCAATCAGGTAGTGTATGTAGCGATACCTATAGAGTTAATGTCACATGTAGACTCTCCAAGTTCAATCAAGTGTCTGAAGAAGATGTTATAAAGCTTGTTAATGGCACTGCAACAAAAGGTTGTGTATTAGATCCAGTGCCTACATGGTTTCTTaaagaaaatgtgtctatttATGTACCTGTCATAACCCACATCATAAACATGTCTCTTTCAACAGGAGTTTTTCCGGACACTTTTAAACATGCTATTATCAATCCTCTCATCAAAAAACAGTCGCTCAATCCCGAAGAGCTAAAGAATTACCGCCCTGTCGCTAATATCAAGTTTATGTCCAAACTGATTGAAAACATGTCATCAATATTGTAA